The window TCATCTTCATGGCTCTGTCTGACACATCTTTGAAGGGAGCTCCATGGCCCCTCACCCTGGCACGAAGGGTGTCGATCCATCGAAAGATGGAGACACTCACCCAAGAGCTAAGAAGTGAACCGGCGCCATTCCCATATGGAAGATGAAACTAGATTACCAATTAATGAGGAGGTATATGTAGCACAACCACCGGTTTTTGAGGATCCCCATCACCCCGAACATgtttataaacttcataaggcactATTTAGTCTAAAGCAAGCCCCTAGAGAGCTTGGTCTGATTGCCTTAGTTCATTTCTAGTCTTGCACGAAATCGAAAGATTTTGGTGTGAATGTTGCATATTCAGGATGCCTCCTTTGATTTCATAAGGAGGCATTCTTGGTATGATTTTAGACTTCCCGGCTTTCatttcataccccaaactttgggctTTGGTACCCTGAGGATGCCTCCTTAGATTTCGTTGGATATTTGGATTCAGATCATGAATAGGAAGTCCACCTACGGAATATGTCAATTCCTTGAAAGATCATTTGTTAGTTGGGCCTCCAAGAACAAAACTTCGTATCAACCTCCACCGTCGAAGTCGGGTATATTGCTGCAGTAGTTATCGCACTCAATTCTTATGGATAAGGCAGACTTTGAGAGATTTTGGTGATTACTAATCATGTGAGTCTGTGGCTGCAGGTGCTATGAACGATAGTGGCCGGGTGCTACGAGCAGCGAGCGTAGTCAGTGCCGAGTGCTGCGAGGTGTGAGTCGAGTGAGAGCAGTGCTCGAGGGAAGTGATTGCCGAGGGCGGTTCAGGGAGCGCAGCGCAGAAGATGAGGTTGGAAGGAGGCGGCTGCGTGCGTGTGTGACGTCCGTGGAAAGGAATGATACTAAGTCTATGTAAGGGCCTCGATCGATCTACAGCTAGTAGCTAGGGTTCATGGTGAAATGGGGAATTCGGTAGCGTGTATTTTCCTCCCAACCTCCCTCACAGCTACAAGTCCATTACAATCGGCCGCAGCCGCCGTCCAAGTCCAAGCCAACCCAATTCAAACGTTATACAGTGATATTTAACTACCGAACCCATTCTGGGCCATCATTCCATCTGGGCTTCGTCTTGGTGCGAGTGGGCCGCGCCGTGGGCCCGCTCGAGGCCTGGTTCCTTGCCGTTGCTTCCTCGCTTGCCGGATCATGAACAGTATCTGAACCTGTTGTCGCCTGGTGACGATCTTCAGTGTCCTGTGCCCGCGCGTCGCTGACAGTCTACCGTTTGATAATCGAACGGCTTAGAAGGGAACCGATCCTGGGTCAGGATCGGTCGACTGCCGTGTAGCAGCGTCCTTCAACAGTTCTTAAGAAAAAAATCGTCGCCCTTTGACAAAAACTACTTGCCCCTTTTTTCAAGAGAGTTCaccttatcagttcttctcaagaaAAAGAATCACCTCATCAGTTCAGAAGTTGGCACAAGAATTTCACTAACCGCAAGATTCGCACGGCCGGCGGGAGCAGGTGTTGACTCTGGAAACTTTTGTCCCGCATAATTCTGAACCGAAACACCGAAAAGGACTTGCTACTCTCGCCGTTGAATCTCTAACGATTGTATATAGTTAGTGCCAACCACTCCACTCCTATCGCAAAAAAGTAACTCATCAACAATTTGTGCACTCCAAACTATCGCCCATCTCTCCTTTTCggccttgctttctctgaagatgtTGCAAAATATGTCCACACGTTGAAACTTGTGATGACACGTAGCCATCCTAACCAAACCGATCCCGCCGTCTGATCTTGTTGTCTTCTCATAATTCCATTCTTTAGTTCCTTCAGTCTAGTCATAGTCTTACGACCATAGCCTGCCTAACCGCCCACATGCATCAATCTCACTCTCATGACCAGAACTAGGTATAATAAGAAGAAAAAGCAAGAACAATTGCACACTGAATGTTGATCAGATAATTATATTTCTTGTGATAGAATCAACTCACATGGGTTTAAGTCCTAAACTTGGCATGAGTGTTATTTTGAAATTAATCGGTTTGGTcttttgaaggtgctcataggaatAAGCGTTCGTGTGTATAGACGAGGCGTCGGTAGTCAAGAGATGATGGTAGAAGCGCCTTCAACGACGAGTTTGCACAATCCGATAGAAACACAGGATCTCGGATCAAGCTATGTCGAAGCGCGCATGCGTGTCTTTGGTGAAGGTGGTGGATCGAAACTCGGCTTTGGGGTGAAAATCCCAAGACTGATCTATGgttggactcgtcatcattgacgcACGTGCggtgtttccttcttgaaggcttagCATAAAAGCTGTGTATTTTTCACTCAATGGTTAATTTTTTTTTGCAGGTGCATTCAATGGTTAATTGGTGGAGCTACTATCGCGAGGCACGTGGTCTCAGGTATTTTCTTTTTCTGGTTGAATTTGTTCGGCTGTTGGATTTTATTTTTCTAATAATATATAGTTTCGTGGATCATTCGATGCAGAGGCGAGGCTTATCCTCTTTTTCGGAAAAAAAATCTACGTTTTTTCCTCAAATGTAAGAACAATTAAAATTCAGCATTGACAGAATCCAAACTTATTTAACCACCGTCATATGGAGGGGTTCCTATTACTTATACTAGACAGAAACATCGGAGATAATGATCCATACAAGTCACTCACGCTAACCACTACGAAACCAACCAATCATATCACATCAGGAAGCACGGGCAACCACTCTCCGGTACAAACTAGCGCGTGGCCGTCAGAAGAAAACGTACAACGATCGGCGAAACTTTCCAACATCGAATCATCGGCGGATCAGAAGACGGCGAGCTTGAGGAGGACGCCAGCGGTGGCCGCGAGAATGGGGCCGACCTCCATGCGGTAGCCGCCGGACCCGGACGGGTTGGTAGGCGGCGTCCCGGCCGCGGGGGTACCGGGGCTGGAGTCGCCGGCTGTGACGGCGAGCTTCATGCCGGCGGCGCAGTGGGTGCCGATGGTGCAGATGTAGTAGTTCGCGCCGGCTTTGAGGGTCATGGTGGTGGCGCCGCTGTTGTCACCGTTGGTGTTGCTGGAGCAGGCGTCGTACTCGCTCTTGGTGACTTCGGTCACTGTGTGGGCCTGGCTGGCGTAGTTGAACACTGAGAAAACAGAGAGCAGAAAATATTAGGCCACGATGAGTCCGTGTTGTTACCATTTCTAGTTCATAGAACAGAAATTAATTGTCACTAACAATTCCAAAAAGAATGTTTTGGAACAAGAGTTGTATGATTAGGACTTGTGCAATATAGTTTTTTTTGTGTGCAAGAGCAGAATAAACGTACTCCTAgctaaaaaaatgaagaaaaaaacataatttttttttgAGCATAAGAAAAAAACATAATTAAGGTCATGTGCATGCTAATCCAGTGAACAAACTGAGGGTCCAATTAGGTTTTAGTGGCTGACCAACACCAGTTGTTctgctttcaaaaaaaaaacaccaGTTGTTCTAGCATCCAAAATAACCGTGTGAAGTAGTAGTGTTGAGACCGGACTCACCGAGCTTGTCTCCAACTGCGAAGGTCTTGCCGCTGGCCCAGGTGGCGTAGTTGGCGCCGGTCGTCCACCCTTGCCCGTCTCCGACGGTGAACGTTGCCGCAGAGGCCGCCGCAGCGCAACCCAGGACAACAAGGAGCGCGATCAGAGGGGAGGCGCAGGCCATGGTCGAAGTGAAGGCTCGGAGCTAGCTCAAGAGAGGGAATCAAACGTGTGGAGTAGACGAAGGAGCTAAGCTTGGCTATCGATCGATGTCTCTCGCTACTAACTGGATTGCGCGATTGACAGGGAAGCTTGGATGGTCGTTTTATAGAGCCATATGGGTCACGTGCTTGTCACGGGATCAAGAGGCCACCTGGCCGACTAAGTTGGTCAGTGTTTGTGTTAcatttctttctattttcta is drawn from Triticum dicoccoides isolate Atlit2015 ecotype Zavitan chromosome 6B, WEW_v2.0, whole genome shotgun sequence and contains these coding sequences:
- the LOC119325423 gene encoding blue copper protein-like; the protein is MACASPLIALLVVLGCAAAASAATFTVGDGQGWTTGANYATWASGKTFAVGDKLVFNYASQAHTVTEVTKSEYDACSSNTNGDNSGATTMTLKAGANYYICTIGTHCAAGMKLAVTAGDSSPGTPAAGTPPTNPSGSGGYRMEVGPILAATAGVLLKLAVF